From Flavobacterium sp. 102, a single genomic window includes:
- a CDS encoding PKD-like domain-containing protein has translation MEKKYSQTEKLQSTILSLLNLRMLLVFFRLTTKSFYHTWALPLLFLFVFLAPSNSIGQSQTRFAGAGANSGGAGTGWTNPGRIVSDNNSSATVNTTSEQLLSSNHGFTIPAGSVINGIELQVERNTSNTSGGRFANDNTVRLIRGGTVLGDNKAVATNYGTSFAVITYGSPTDLWGTTWTVAQINANNFGAAFSVNIGGGTQTVAVDFMRIIVYYTLPPTITNFTPTSTCAGEEVVITGTNFTGATEVNFNGVAATSFTVDSDTQITAIVPSGITTGKITVTTPGGTATSAGDFTPVALNTAGTASSTPTICINTALVAITHTTTGATGIQDNGVSGASGLPAGVSASWTSNTITITGTPTESGTFNYTIPLTGGCGTENATGTITVNANVVSPTAITISAGTEPTCQLTNGTTTTTYATTATNNTGFNWSLSNGAAGTISATTGVMTWANGFSGTVDIQVTANGCNGPTSQVIRTVTITPPVGTPTTITVSAGTEPTCQLTDGTTTTTYTTTATNNTGFNWSLSNGAAGSINATTGVMTWANGFSGTVDIRVTANGCNGPSVQVARTVSVTSNNTVGVASSTPTLCINTTLIDITHTTTYTTGIETPTNLPAGLTASWASNTITISGIPTVSGTFNYDIPLVDGCGSASATGTIVVENPVDSAGTISGTATVCQGQNGVAYSVPVIANATGYTWTLPSGATIATGANTNSITVNYGAAAISGDITVYGTNSCGNGIVSTYPITVDALPVTAGTIIGTAAVCQGQTGVAFSVPVIANATDYAWTLPAGATIATGANTESITVDFSASAVSGNITVYGTNACGNGIISANYAVTVNTLSIAPISISGTTTICEGNSTTLTVNGGTVGTGGIIEWFTDSCGGTSAGIGNSITVSPILSTTYYVRYNSTCNTTLCTSETITVNPLPVAAGTITGTASVCQGQNGVTYSVPAIANATDYIWSLPSGATIATGANTNSIAVDFSATAISGNITVLGRNACGDGIVSILTITVNPLPVTAGTITGTAIVCQGQNGVSYSVPAIINATNYIWTLPSGATIATGANTNAITVDFSVSATSGNITVQGTNACGNGIVSANYPVTVNTLSIAPTSISGTTTICEGASTTLTLVGGTSGTGATAEWFTASCGGTSAGTGNSITVSPITTTSYYVRYNGTCNTSACSATTVTVNPLPLAAGVITGSATVCQGQNSVVYSVPIIANATNYIWTLPFGASITAGTGTNVITVSFSMAANSGNITVQGTNACGTGAVSANYGITVNITPSITINYSTTICSAGTATILPTNGGGNIVPPSTTYSWGLPTVTGGITGATALSGQTSFVQTLTNPTNIQQTASYNVTASTNGCSASTFSVVVYVDPKPTVGILTGLSSQSICSGANIDPITFNNPNTISGTIDYNWTRNTIVGVTGMATSGNGATISGNLSNSTNAPQTIVFSVTATTEDNCTSDPFTVSVIVNPVPTVTITNATQNICSEGSITTIGINPLNGVVGTTYSWTSNNPNITGIPNGSGSSISGSLTNSTNTVQTTTFTISATANGCTINSLGTATITVKPKPIITVVNPATQTLCGGVAINPITYSSNVAGTIFGWSRISSLIGMPTSGSGTSISGTLENFTSSDVTETFTITATVDGCSSSTTVQVIVKPKPQLTITNNLQSICNNTAISSITMSSSNSLAGTSFSWTRNNANITGIGTVGGPPVSTNPITGTLQHSQSTTQTTIFSISVTASNGCSNSGIATVNVYAPLVAPVIGTNQTACLVSTPNALTITTPPSGGSGVYTYQWQSSPNNVTYTNIAGQTNNSYQPAPIPLFGANNTYYRLIVSNLCGSVTSNFVVIQPADNGSITTNYNNLPGILCPGSSFTPTVLSSHFSFSAVRYGWTANAANITPATGGPVGSTGGSYFFGIFRDSSASIGPLTAQNTSDVTVISPVVITPYVYDYNATGAVICTLQSYTINVTIRPTPRATATVPSSTICSNSSAGIEVRGNIQDSGNTTTFNWTVNNNPNITGDNTSGSGSIGVGGNYIINNTLVNNSATTQNVIYTITPVSNGCTGTPISVTISVAPAVTAGTIAANQTICSGSNPIAFTQTAPTGSGTLTYEWQSSTTGLAGSYSPIPSSNIAIYAPSGLTTTTWFIRTATYVTTGPTPPVTTGVTYNTNGATCSQSTTPIIITVNNINPGSIAGNQTICSSGIPVAFTSVDATGGGVRTYQWEISTTDCNSDFNDITINGNNATYTVPSGLTVTTYYRRKVTYLLNGVNCSAYSNCITITINNVTGGTIGSDQTLCGNNPAAFTVITPSTGSGTLRYEWQSSTEGCSSGWNTIGGATGTTYDAPAGLLVTTYYRRITYSLLNLVECSASSNCITVTINSVTPGTISGNRTVCYGGNPTAFTETPGTGTGLQYQWQISTSGGAGPWTNIIGATNPDYDEPGPIYQNTFFRRVATATLNGNNCSANSNFVTVFVNEVTPTVIAGNQNVCNTIDNPSAFTIVTPATGTSTLTYQWQSSTTGCSGPWNDISGAVTQAFDSPPVTQTTYFQLRVTSTLNGVSCTAFSNCIEVTSFGKLWNGSASTAWENDLNWTPNGVPDNTNCVIIPNVTNKPVISGTNYEAFAYSLSILANSSLLINSSNNITVTDFVNVNPTANFTIQNNASLVQHNDSAVNTGHISYTRTTRPVTRWAYVYWGSPVVENVFSQIPNQFDLRYRWQSGTLDGAWMALSSVSPGQGFIARVRNIAPFSTGTGTIDFVYQGTPGNGVVTVPVDSFDSSSTGPGNTVLLANPYPSAIDAEKFLTYGVLPTNLPENNSELGGTIFFWTSVTLYSGTGPYNVLDYGSWNLSGGVGTAPSTDPSNMSLRPNGKIAAGQGFFAQAYADGNITFNNSMRVTNDNHQFFRSSNATTSSENSSENNRIWLNIYSNTTFRQMMVNYKAEATNGLDTYYDGVSFTNNEVNLYSILGDKSLAIQGRGLPFDQNDVVPLGYKITNPGMYSIAVDELDGLFLGDQTIYLRDNLLGIDHNIKQSPYTFNAVAGTFENRFEIVYVTNTLGVNNPDNSNTQASIINNVIRVESSEFIKSIKIYDISGKLINRYKLANVTRQFSDSFNYPNGIYIAEITLENDMVVKKKLIH, from the coding sequence ATGGAAAAAAAATACTCTCAAACCGAAAAATTACAATCCACTATTTTGAGCTTACTCAACTTGAGAATGTTGTTGGTGTTTTTTAGATTAACTACAAAATCATTTTATCATACTTGGGCATTACCTTTGCTTTTTTTGTTTGTTTTTTTAGCTCCATCTAATTCAATTGGACAATCCCAAACAAGATTTGCTGGAGCTGGAGCTAATTCTGGTGGAGCAGGCACTGGATGGACTAATCCGGGACGTATAGTTTCCGATAACAATTCTTCCGCTACGGTCAACACTACTTCTGAACAATTGTTGAGTAGCAATCATGGCTTTACAATCCCTGCCGGATCAGTCATTAACGGTATAGAACTTCAAGTTGAACGTAATACAAGTAATACAAGCGGTGGAAGATTTGCAAATGACAATACTGTACGATTAATTAGAGGCGGAACTGTTCTAGGTGATAATAAAGCTGTTGCAACAAATTATGGAACTTCTTTTGCAGTCATTACATATGGTTCCCCAACTGATTTATGGGGAACAACTTGGACTGTAGCACAAATTAACGCAAATAACTTTGGCGCTGCTTTTTCGGTTAATATTGGTGGCGGAACACAGACTGTCGCTGTTGATTTCATGAGAATTATAGTGTACTATACACTTCCTCCAACAATAACCAATTTCACCCCAACATCAACTTGCGCCGGAGAAGAAGTAGTAATTACCGGAACCAATTTTACAGGAGCTACTGAGGTTAATTTTAACGGGGTTGCAGCAACCTCATTTACAGTTGATAGTGACACTCAAATTACAGCCATTGTCCCGTCCGGAATTACAACCGGAAAAATTACGGTTACGACACCCGGAGGAACAGCCACAAGTGCTGGTGACTTTACACCTGTCGCATTAAATACCGCAGGCACAGCATCTTCAACACCAACTATATGTATCAATACCGCATTAGTGGCTATTACTCATACCACTACAGGCGCAACAGGCATACAAGATAATGGAGTATCGGGAGCAAGCGGTTTGCCGGCAGGAGTTTCGGCCTCTTGGACCTCAAATACCATTACCATTACCGGAACACCTACTGAATCAGGAACTTTTAACTACACTATTCCATTAACCGGTGGTTGCGGAACCGAAAATGCTACCGGAACCATTACGGTAAATGCTAACGTGGTATCACCAACTGCCATAACTATTTCAGCGGGAACAGAACCTACTTGTCAGTTAACCAATGGGACAACGACTACAACTTACGCAACAACTGCCACAAACAATACCGGTTTTAATTGGAGTTTAAGTAATGGTGCCGCAGGAACCATTAGTGCTACTACTGGTGTAATGACTTGGGCAAATGGTTTTTCGGGAACCGTAGATATCCAAGTAACCGCGAATGGCTGTAACGGCCCAACATCACAGGTTATCCGAACTGTAACAATAACACCACCAGTTGGAACTCCTACTACAATAACCGTTTCAGCAGGAACTGAGCCTACATGTCAGCTAACCGATGGAACAACGACCACAACTTACACTACTACAGCTACAAACAATACCGGTTTTAACTGGAGTTTGAGTAATGGTGCTGCAGGAAGTATTAATGCTACGACAGGTGTGATGACATGGGCAAATGGTTTTTCGGGAACGGTAGATATTCGTGTAACCGCCAATGGATGTAACGGTCCATCGGTACAAGTAGCTCGTACTGTAAGTGTAACTTCCAATAATACTGTGGGAGTAGCTTCTTCAACACCAACCTTGTGTATCAATACGACTTTAATTGATATAACACATACTACAACTTACACAACCGGAATTGAGACACCAACAAATTTACCGGCAGGTCTAACAGCATCTTGGGCATCAAATACTATTACCATTAGTGGAATTCCAACTGTCTCAGGAACTTTTAATTATGACATTCCTTTAGTTGATGGCTGCGGCAGTGCATCAGCTACCGGAACAATTGTAGTTGAAAATCCAGTAGATTCTGCGGGAACAATATCCGGCACAGCTACTGTTTGTCAAGGGCAAAATGGCGTGGCGTATTCTGTACCGGTTATTGCCAATGCAACTGGTTACACTTGGACATTACCCTCCGGAGCTACAATCGCAACAGGAGCGAATACAAATTCGATTACTGTTAACTACGGTGCTGCTGCTATTTCAGGAGACATTACAGTTTATGGCACCAACAGTTGTGGTAATGGAATCGTTTCAACTTATCCTATTACTGTTGATGCATTACCGGTAACCGCAGGAACAATTATCGGAACAGCAGCCGTTTGTCAAGGACAAACTGGTGTAGCTTTTTCTGTTCCTGTTATAGCCAATGCCACAGATTACGCTTGGACTTTACCAGCCGGAGCAACTATAGCAACCGGAGCAAATACAGAATCAATTACTGTTGATTTTTCAGCCTCAGCTGTCTCAGGTAATATTACCGTATACGGAACAAATGCCTGTGGAAATGGGATTATTTCTGCAAACTATGCCGTAACAGTTAACACATTATCTATTGCGCCTATTAGTATCAGCGGAACAACTACAATTTGTGAAGGAAATTCAACTACACTTACTGTCAACGGAGGAACTGTTGGCACTGGAGGAATCATTGAATGGTTTACAGATTCTTGTGGTGGTACTTCTGCCGGAATAGGAAATAGCATAACTGTATCTCCTATTTTATCCACTACTTATTATGTGAGATATAATAGCACTTGCAACACAACGCTTTGTACTTCTGAAACTATTACAGTAAATCCATTACCTGTAGCTGCCGGAACAATTACCGGAACAGCCTCTGTTTGTCAAGGACAAAATGGTGTAACTTATTCGGTACCCGCTATTGCTAATGCTACAGATTATATTTGGTCATTACCTTCCGGAGCTACAATAGCAACTGGTGCAAATACAAATTCGATTGCAGTAGATTTTTCAGCGACAGCGATTTCTGGAAATATTACTGTGTTGGGCAGAAATGCCTGCGGAGACGGAATCGTATCCATTCTTACCATTACCGTAAATCCATTACCGGTGACTGCGGGAACTATTACCGGAACTGCAATCGTTTGTCAAGGGCAAAACGGTGTATCCTATTCAGTACCAGCTATTATTAATGCTACCAATTATATCTGGACCTTACCTTCCGGTGCTACTATAGCAACCGGTGCTAATACAAACGCAATTACCGTTGATTTCTCTGTTTCAGCGACCTCAGGCAATATTACTGTTCAGGGTACAAATGCATGTGGAAACGGAATCGTTTCTGCAAATTATCCTGTAACTGTTAACACATTGTCCATTGCGCCAACAAGCATCAGTGGAACAACAACCATTTGTGAAGGAGCCTCTACCACACTTACCTTAGTTGGAGGAACATCAGGAACCGGAGCCACAGCAGAATGGTTTACTGCTTCTTGTGGTGGAACCTCAGCAGGAACTGGCAATAGTATTACGGTATCTCCTATTACAACAACTTCTTATTATGTGAGATATAATGGCACTTGTAATACATCGGCTTGTTCTGCTACAACGGTAACCGTTAATCCATTACCTCTTGCTGCGGGAGTAATTACAGGTTCAGCTACGGTTTGTCAAGGACAAAATAGCGTTGTTTATTCAGTCCCAATTATAGCAAATGCAACCAATTATATATGGACTTTACCATTTGGCGCTTCTATAACCGCAGGAACAGGCACTAACGTAATAACTGTTAGTTTTAGTATGGCAGCAAACTCAGGAAACATAACCGTTCAAGGCACTAATGCGTGTGGAACCGGAGCTGTTTCTGCAAACTACGGTATTACCGTAAACATCACACCTTCAATTACAATCAATTACTCCACTACAATTTGTAGCGCTGGAACAGCGACAATTTTACCAACAAATGGTGGAGGAAACATAGTGCCACCAAGTACAACCTATTCATGGGGATTACCAACAGTCACAGGTGGAATTACAGGTGCAACTGCTTTAAGTGGTCAAACTTCTTTTGTTCAAACATTAACAAACCCAACCAACATACAACAAACGGCTTCCTACAATGTAACCGCTTCGACTAATGGCTGTAGTGCCAGTACTTTTTCGGTAGTTGTTTATGTAGATCCTAAACCTACAGTAGGTATATTGACAGGTCTTTCGTCACAGTCTATTTGTTCAGGCGCCAATATTGACCCAATAACATTCAACAATCCAAATACAATTTCGGGAACTATAGACTACAATTGGACCAGAAATACTATAGTCGGTGTTACCGGAATGGCAACTAGCGGAAATGGCGCAACAATTTCCGGAAACTTATCTAATAGTACCAACGCACCACAAACTATTGTGTTCAGTGTTACAGCGACTACGGAAGACAATTGTACTTCCGATCCGTTTACTGTGAGTGTAATAGTAAATCCGGTACCTACTGTAACGATTACTAATGCCACACAAAATATTTGTTCTGAAGGAAGCATTACTACTATTGGTATAAATCCTTTAAATGGTGTTGTCGGCACGACATATAGTTGGACAAGCAACAACCCAAATATAACCGGAATTCCTAATGGAAGCGGATCTTCAATTTCGGGAAGTTTAACCAATTCAACCAATACTGTACAAACTACAACTTTTACTATCAGCGCTACCGCAAATGGTTGCACTATTAACTCATTGGGAACAGCTACAATCACTGTAAAACCAAAACCAATCATAACAGTCGTAAATCCTGCTACTCAAACTTTGTGCGGAGGTGTTGCTATAAATCCAATTACTTATTCTTCAAACGTTGCAGGCACCATTTTTGGTTGGTCAAGAATCTCGTCATTAATTGGTATGCCAACTAGCGGTTCAGGGACTAGTATCAGCGGTACTTTAGAGAACTTTACTAGTAGTGATGTGACTGAAACTTTTACAATTACTGCAACAGTTGATGGATGTAGTTCTAGCACAACTGTACAAGTAATTGTTAAACCTAAACCGCAATTAACGATAACAAATAACCTACAGAGCATTTGTAATAATACAGCAATTAGTAGTATCACTATGAGCAGCTCGAATAGTTTAGCAGGAACGTCCTTTTCTTGGACTAGAAATAATGCTAATATCACGGGAATTGGAACAGTAGGTGGCCCACCTGTTTCTACTAATCCTATTACAGGAACTTTACAGCATTCACAATCTACAACACAAACAACGATATTTAGTATTTCAGTAACTGCAAGTAATGGATGTTCCAACTCGGGTATTGCTACAGTAAATGTTTATGCTCCATTAGTAGCACCGGTTATTGGCACAAATCAAACAGCCTGTCTTGTATCTACTCCAAATGCATTGACTATTACTACGCCTCCATCGGGCGGATCAGGGGTTTATACCTATCAATGGCAAAGTAGCCCTAATAATGTAACCTACACTAACATTGCAGGGCAAACCAACAATTCCTATCAACCGGCCCCCATCCCTTTATTTGGAGCAAATAATACATACTACAGGCTTATAGTAAGCAATCTATGTGGTAGTGTAACTAGTAATTTCGTTGTAATTCAACCGGCAGATAACGGTAGTATTACAACAAATTATAACAATCTACCCGGTATCTTATGTCCTGGCAGCTCTTTTACACCAACGGTCCTTTCTTCTCATTTTTCATTTTCTGCTGTTCGTTATGGATGGACAGCAAATGCTGCTAACATAACTCCGGCCACTGGTGGACCTGTTGGGTCAACAGGAGGATCGTATTTCTTTGGAATCTTTAGAGACTCATCAGCCAGTATTGGTCCATTAACAGCGCAAAACACCAGTGATGTAACGGTAATAAGTCCTGTTGTAATAACACCTTATGTATATGACTATAATGCTACAGGAGCAGTTATATGTACTTTACAATCCTATACTATTAACGTAACTATTCGCCCAACCCCGAGAGCAACTGCAACTGTTCCAAGCTCGACAATTTGCAGCAACAGCAGTGCAGGTATAGAAGTTAGAGGAAATATTCAAGATTCAGGTAATACTACAACTTTTAACTGGACTGTTAATAACAATCCTAATATTACAGGAGATAACACTTCCGGTTCCGGATCAATAGGTGTGGGCGGAAACTATATCATCAATAACACTTTAGTTAATAACTCGGCAACAACTCAAAATGTAATATACACCATTACTCCGGTTTCTAATGGTTGTACAGGAACACCTATATCTGTAACTATTAGCGTAGCACCAGCAGTCACTGCTGGAACTATTGCAGCTAATCAAACTATTTGTAGTGGTTCAAATCCTATAGCTTTTACACAAACAGCACCTACAGGATCAGGAACGTTAACATACGAATGGCAAAGTAGTACAACAGGTTTGGCAGGTTCATATTCGCCAATCCCTTCATCTAATATCGCAATATATGCTCCATCTGGATTAACAACTACAACTTGGTTTATAAGAACGGCGACTTATGTAACCACTGGACCAACACCTCCAGTTACTACAGGAGTTACTTACAACACTAATGGTGCTACTTGTTCACAAAGCACCACACCAATAATTATAACTGTAAACAATATTAATCCAGGTAGCATAGCCGGGAATCAAACTATTTGTTCTAGTGGAATACCAGTCGCCTTTACTAGTGTGGATGCAACAGGCGGTGGCGTAAGAACTTACCAATGGGAAATTAGTACTACCGATTGCAACTCTGATTTTAATGACATCACTATTAATGGAAATAATGCAACTTACACCGTTCCTTCCGGATTGACAGTAACAACTTATTACAGAAGAAAAGTTACTTATTTATTGAATGGAGTTAATTGTTCTGCTTACAGCAACTGTATTACTATAACCATCAACAACGTGACTGGCGGGACAATTGGTTCAGACCAAACCCTCTGTGGAAATAACCCAGCGGCATTTACCGTGATTACACCTTCAACAGGATCAGGAACACTTCGTTATGAATGGCAATCTAGTACAGAAGGATGCTCAAGTGGATGGAATACAATTGGTGGTGCAACAGGTACGACTTATGATGCTCCGGCCGGTTTATTAGTAACCACTTATTATCGAAGAATTACCTATTCATTGTTAAATCTTGTAGAATGTTCTGCAAGCAGTAACTGTATTACTGTAACAATTAATTCGGTTACTCCCGGAACCATTAGCGGGAACAGAACCGTTTGTTATGGTGGAAATCCAACAGCATTTACCGAAACTCCGGGTACAGGAACCGGGCTTCAGTATCAATGGCAAATAAGTACTTCGGGAGGTGCTGGACCTTGGACTAATATTATTGGAGCCACTAATCCAGATTATGATGAACCAGGGCCAATATATCAAAATACCTTTTTCAGAAGAGTCGCAACTGCCACATTAAATGGAAATAATTGTTCTGCAAACTCAAATTTCGTCACCGTTTTTGTTAACGAGGTAACGCCTACTGTAATTGCCGGAAATCAAAATGTTTGTAATACTATTGATAATCCAAGTGCTTTTACTATAGTAACACCGGCAACTGGCACAAGTACATTGACCTATCAATGGCAAAGTAGCACGACTGGTTGTTCTGGTCCATGGAATGATATTTCGGGTGCAGTAACTCAAGCATTTGACTCACCACCAGTAACACAAACTACTTACTTTCAACTAAGAGTAACTTCAACACTCAATGGCGTAAGCTGTACTGCTTTTAGTAATTGTATTGAGGTCACTTCATTTGGAAAATTATGGAATGGTTCTGCGAGTACTGCATGGGAAAATGATTTGAACTGGACACCAAATGGCGTTCCTGACAACACTAATTGTGTCATCATACCAAACGTTACCAATAAACCTGTTATTTCAGGAACTAATTATGAAGCTTTTGCCTACAGTCTTAGCATTTTAGCTAATTCAAGTCTACTCATTAATTCCTCAAACAACATCACAGTTACCGATTTTGTCAATGTAAATCCTACGGCAAACTTTACAATTCAAAACAATGCCAGTTTAGTACAGCATAATGACAGTGCGGTAAATACAGGACACATTTCCTATACGCGTACCACCAGACCAGTGACACGTTGGGCTTATGTATATTGGGGTTCACCGGTAGTTGAAAATGTTTTTAGCCAAATACCAAATCAATTTGATTTAAGATACAGATGGCAGTCTGGTACTTTAGATGGTGCTTGGATGGCTTTATCAAGTGTTTCTCCCGGTCAAGGTTTTATTGCAAGAGTTCGTAACATAGCTCCTTTCAGCACCGGAACCGGAACTATAGATTTTGTATATCAAGGTACTCCAGGAAATGGTGTAGTAACCGTTCCTGTTGATAGTTTTGACTCAAGTTCGACAGGACCTGGCAACACTGTTTTACTCGCAAATCCTTATCCAAGTGCGATTGATGCAGAAAAGTTTTTAACGTATGGTGTATTGCCTACAAACCTTCCTGAAAACAATTCAGAATTGGGCGGAACAATATTCTTTTGGACCTCAGTTACATTATACAGCGGAACCGGTCCTTACAATGTTTTAGATTATGGAAGTTGGAATCTCTCCGGTGGCGTTGGAACAGCTCCCTCAACAGACCCTTCTAATATGAGTCTAAGACCAAACGGAAAAATTGCTGCAGGTCAAGGTTTCTTTGCACAGGCTTATGCTGATGGAAACATTACATTCAACAACAGCATGCGCGTAACGAATGATAACCATCAATTTTTCAGATCATCAAACGCCACAACTTCCTCTGAAAATAGCTCTGAAAACAATAGAATTTGGCTAAACATCTACAGCAATACTACATTCCGTCAAATGATGGTCAATTACAAAGCCGAAGCAACAAATGGTCTTGACACTTATTACGACGGGGTTAGCTTTACAAACAATGAAGTAAATCTGTATTCTATCTTAGGAGATAAAAGTTTAGCGATTCAAGGTAGAGGATTACCATTTGATCAAAATGACGTAGTGCCTTTAGGCTATAAAATTACTAATCCAGGGATGTATTCTATAGCAGTTGATGAATTAGACGGATTGTTTTTAGGCGACCAAACCATTTACTTAAGAGATAATTTATTGGGCATTGACCACAATATCAAACAAAGTCCTTATACCTTTAATGCTGTTGCCGGTACTTTTGAAAATCGATTTGAAATTGTATATGTTACGAATACTCTTGGGGTAAACAATCCGGACAACAGTAACACTCAAGCTTCAATTATCAATAATGTAATCAGAGTCGAGTCAAGCGAATTTATCAAATCTATAAAAATCTATGATATTTCCGGCAAACTGATTAATCGCTATAAATTAGCGAATGTCACCAGACAATTTTCAGATAGTTTTAATTATCCAAATGGTATTTATATCGCCGAAATTACACTCGAAAATGATATGGTAGTTAAAAAGAAATTGATTCATTAG
- a CDS encoding lipopolysaccharide assembly protein LapB yields MKLIFKIILLLPLTIFSQTDFEKAEKLVIQGKPALAKPIFENVLKESPNNIKVLEYLGDIEGANKAWTKAMSYYDKLRKLKPNEANYHYKYGGCLGMKAKESNKFKALGMIDEIKASFEKAILLNPNHIEARWALIELYLELPGIVGGSEKKAHKYSDELFKISPVDGYLSKGRIAEYFNRYKEAEKNYKKAIEIGGSKTSYQKLANLYKNKMNQPEKAKLVLETYQEKNKS; encoded by the coding sequence ATGAAATTGATTTTTAAAATCATCCTTTTATTACCGCTAACCATTTTTTCGCAAACGGATTTCGAAAAAGCGGAGAAGTTGGTCATACAAGGAAAACCAGCTTTGGCCAAACCTATTTTTGAGAATGTCTTAAAAGAAAGTCCTAATAATATCAAAGTATTAGAATACTTAGGTGACATTGAAGGTGCCAATAAAGCATGGACTAAAGCCATGTCTTATTATGATAAATTGAGAAAGCTCAAACCTAATGAAGCCAATTACCATTATAAATATGGTGGTTGCCTTGGGATGAAAGCCAAAGAATCTAATAAATTCAAAGCATTAGGGATGATTGATGAGATCAAAGCTTCTTTTGAAAAAGCCATTCTGCTTAATCCTAATCATATTGAAGCGCGCTGGGCTTTAATCGAATTGTATCTGGAATTGCCTGGAATTGTTGGTGGAAGTGAGAAAAAAGCACATAAATATTCAGATGAGTTATTCAAAATTTCACCCGTTGATGGCTATTTGTCAAAAGGTCGTATAGCCGAATATTTTAATCGATATAAAGAAGCGGAGAAAAATTATAAAAAAGCCATTGAAATTGGCGGCTCCAAAACTTCTTACCAAAAGTTGGCTAATTTGTACAAAAACAAAATGAACCAGCCCGAGAAAGCCAAATTAGTTTTAGAAACCTATCAAGAAAAAAACAAATCATAA